From one Nonomuraea polychroma genomic stretch:
- a CDS encoding bifunctional adenosylcobinamide kinase/adenosylcobinamide-phosphate guanylyltransferase, with protein sequence MKVLLSGTAGGAGWPEPGCRCASCAGLPPDHRRPFELLVDGVVRFPFVAAPRGHRVCAGGLGLVGPDGAALLCVPPGLEPPPGPDGPARYDVVLMDLLDRPERLGELRRAGLADEATRVVAIGLDHRVRSEDELARRLRLWGAVAVPDGTALEIEPPRAGFLRPAGRAQVRRALVLGGARSGKSAEAELRLAAEPYVTYVATGPGGAGDGEWAARVRAHRERRPAHWGTVETTDLAATIANATTPLLIDGLGTWVATVFDEHGAWEGDRAPVHARCDELVAAWRQAPEPIVAVSDEVGSGVVPATASGRAFRDALGRLNERLAAESEYVALVVAGRLLEL encoded by the coding sequence GTGAAGGTCCTTCTCTCCGGCACGGCGGGCGGCGCGGGCTGGCCAGAGCCCGGCTGCCGGTGCGCCTCCTGCGCCGGGCTGCCGCCCGATCACCGTCGCCCGTTCGAGCTGCTCGTGGACGGTGTCGTCCGGTTTCCCTTCGTCGCCGCGCCGCGCGGTCACCGGGTCTGCGCGGGCGGCCTCGGGCTGGTCGGCCCCGACGGCGCGGCGCTGCTGTGCGTGCCCCCGGGCCTGGAACCGCCACCTGGCCCGGACGGGCCCGCGCGGTACGACGTGGTGCTGATGGACCTGCTGGACCGGCCCGAGCGGCTCGGCGAGCTGCGGCGGGCGGGACTGGCGGACGAGGCGACCCGGGTGGTGGCGATCGGGCTGGACCACCGGGTGCGGTCGGAGGACGAGCTGGCCAGGCGGCTACGGCTGTGGGGCGCGGTGGCCGTGCCGGACGGGACGGCCCTGGAGATCGAGCCCCCGCGCGCGGGCTTCCTGCGGCCTGCCGGCAGGGCGCAGGTGCGGCGGGCGCTGGTGCTGGGTGGGGCGCGGTCGGGGAAGTCGGCGGAGGCGGAGCTGCGGCTGGCCGCGGAGCCGTACGTGACCTACGTGGCGACCGGGCCCGGCGGCGCCGGTGACGGCGAATGGGCGGCCCGGGTGCGGGCGCACCGCGAACGGCGGCCCGCGCACTGGGGCACCGTGGAGACCACCGACCTGGCCGCCACCATCGCGAACGCCACCACGCCGCTGTTGATCGACGGGCTCGGGACCTGGGTGGCCACCGTGTTCGACGAGCACGGGGCCTGGGAGGGCGACCGGGCGCCGGTCCACGCGCGGTGTGACGAGCTCGTCGCGGCGTGGCGGCAGGCGCCGGAGCCGATCGTGGCGGTCTCCGACGAGGTGGGGTCGGGGGTGGTGCCCGCGACGGCCAGCGGGCGAGCGTTCAGGGACGCGCTCGGCCGGCTCAACGAACGCCTCGCCGCGGAGTCCGAGTACGTGGCGCTGGTGGTCGCGGGCCGCCTCCTGGAGCTGTGA
- a CDS encoding SCO2322 family protein: MLRACRVAAGVALGAAAFLFLPFSALASPSIDPQAPLPGAADPNATRLWSVWQSDGTAWLAASAGDAPPDGSVIGWRFSAAPDGAASESPGGDLPAFETACGKDAAASGHKRVAVAVDFGDGDTDAYPGDQPPAQGVLTCVAGAEDATAAQLLAAAAKVRVNGQGEVVAVNDYPAQEKGGAPLTAPVPAADGAGGLPIALIAGGAGALALLGGGAVIAIRRRAKPSVPAVR; encoded by the coding sequence ATGCTGCGCGCGTGCCGTGTTGCGGCAGGAGTCGCCTTAGGGGCGGCCGCCTTCCTCTTCCTCCCCTTCTCCGCCCTCGCCTCACCCTCGATCGATCCCCAGGCCCCCCTGCCCGGCGCGGCAGACCCCAATGCCACGCGGCTGTGGAGCGTCTGGCAGAGCGACGGCACGGCCTGGCTGGCGGCCTCTGCCGGGGACGCGCCGCCGGACGGCTCGGTCATCGGCTGGCGCTTCTCCGCGGCCCCCGACGGGGCGGCGAGCGAGTCTCCCGGCGGGGACCTGCCGGCGTTCGAGACCGCGTGCGGCAAGGACGCCGCGGCGTCCGGGCACAAGCGGGTGGCGGTGGCGGTGGACTTCGGGGACGGCGACACCGACGCCTACCCCGGCGACCAGCCTCCCGCCCAGGGAGTGCTCACGTGCGTGGCCGGGGCCGAGGACGCCACCGCCGCACAGCTGCTCGCCGCGGCGGCCAAGGTGCGGGTGAACGGCCAGGGCGAGGTCGTGGCCGTCAACGACTACCCGGCCCAGGAGAAGGGCGGCGCCCCGCTGACCGCCCCCGTGCCGGCCGCCGATGGCGCGGGCGGGCTGCCGATCGCACTGATCGCGGGCGGGGCGGGCGCTCTCGCGCTGCTCGGCGGCGGCGCGGTCATCGCCATCCGCCGCCGCGCCAAGCCCTCGGTCCCGGCCGTCCGGTAG
- a CDS encoding aldo/keto reductase family protein, giving the protein MEFRHLGRSGLKVSEISYGNWLTHGSQVEEDAAKLCVQAALDEGITTFDTADVYAGTKAEEVLGRALKGVRRESLEIFTKVYWPTGPGQNDRGLSRKHITESINGSLRRLQTDYVDLYQAHRFDYETPLEETLKTFDDLVRQGKVLYIGVSEWTADQIAQALKIADEMGFERIVSSQPQYSMLWRVIEAEVVPLSEKEGIGQIVWSPIAQGVLTGKYMPGQQPPEGSRATDASGSAMIARFMNDDVLTRVQYLKPIAADLGLSMAQLAIAWVLQNPNVSSAIVGASRPEQVRDNVKASGVKLEADVLRRIDDVLGPVVERDPAKTVSPRTRP; this is encoded by the coding sequence ATGGAATTCCGACACCTCGGTCGCAGTGGTCTCAAGGTAAGCGAAATCAGCTACGGGAACTGGCTCACCCATGGCTCCCAGGTCGAGGAGGACGCCGCGAAGCTGTGCGTTCAGGCGGCGCTCGACGAAGGCATCACCACGTTCGACACAGCGGACGTCTACGCGGGAACGAAGGCCGAGGAGGTCCTCGGCCGGGCGCTGAAGGGCGTGCGCCGTGAGTCGCTGGAGATCTTCACCAAGGTCTACTGGCCGACCGGTCCCGGCCAGAACGACCGCGGCCTGTCACGCAAGCACATCACCGAGTCGATCAACGGCTCGCTGCGCCGCCTGCAGACCGACTATGTCGACCTGTACCAGGCGCACCGTTTCGACTACGAAACGCCGCTTGAGGAGACGCTCAAGACGTTCGACGACCTCGTACGCCAGGGCAAGGTCCTCTACATCGGCGTCAGCGAGTGGACGGCCGACCAGATCGCCCAGGCGTTGAAGATCGCCGACGAGATGGGTTTCGAGCGGATCGTCTCCAGCCAGCCTCAGTACTCGATGTTGTGGCGGGTCATCGAGGCCGAGGTCGTGCCGTTGAGCGAGAAGGAGGGCATCGGCCAGATCGTCTGGTCCCCGATCGCCCAGGGCGTGCTCACCGGCAAGTACATGCCTGGCCAGCAGCCGCCGGAGGGCTCCCGGGCCACCGACGCCAGCGGCAGCGCCATGATCGCCCGGTTCATGAACGACGACGTGCTGACCCGCGTACAGTATCTCAAGCCGATCGCCGCCGACCTGGGGTTGAGCATGGCCCAGCTGGCGATCGCCTGGGTGCTGCAGAACCCCAACGTCTCCAGCGCCATCGTCGGGGCCAGCCGTCCCGAGCAGGTGCGCGACAACGTCAAGGCGTCGGGCGTCAAGCTGGAGGCGGACGTGCTGCGGCGGATCGACGACGTGCTCGGCCCGGTCGTCGAGCGCGACCCGGCCAAGACCGTCAGCCCCCGCACGCGCCCATAA
- a CDS encoding adenosylcobinamide-GDP ribazoletransferase yields MSRFLVSWGLWHGLRFAIGTLSVFPVRVEHVDRRVAGQAMTLAPAVGLVLGLVAALPLGLPAPALLGAALAVGLLAVLTRGLHLDGLADLADGLGSGKPADQALDIMKKSDIGPFGVMALVFTLLVQVAALAEAGFAALVTACVAGRLALTWACRASVPAARPEGLGATVAGTVRPSAPWLATLAALLASAAFGLSIDRHVWDGGPASWAREATAWLPAFLALPLGLLTGLAAALLLLRRARRRLGGITGDVLGALVETATAATLVACALLG; encoded by the coding sequence ATGAGCAGGTTTCTTGTTAGTTGGGGCCTCTGGCACGGGCTGCGGTTCGCGATCGGGACGCTCAGCGTCTTCCCCGTACGCGTCGAGCACGTGGACCGGCGGGTCGCGGGGCAGGCGATGACACTGGCGCCGGCCGTCGGGCTGGTGCTCGGCTTGGTCGCCGCGTTGCCTCTGGGTCTGCCCGCGCCCGCGTTGCTGGGCGCGGCGCTCGCGGTCGGGCTGCTGGCCGTGCTGACCCGGGGCCTGCACCTGGACGGGCTGGCCGATCTGGCGGACGGGCTGGGCAGCGGCAAGCCTGCCGATCAGGCGCTCGACATCATGAAAAAGTCGGACATCGGGCCGTTCGGTGTGATGGCTCTGGTGTTCACGCTGCTCGTCCAGGTGGCGGCACTGGCGGAGGCCGGGTTCGCGGCCCTGGTGACGGCGTGCGTGGCCGGTCGGCTGGCGCTGACGTGGGCCTGCCGGGCGAGCGTCCCCGCCGCCCGCCCGGAGGGGCTGGGGGCGACGGTCGCCGGCACGGTACGCCCTTCCGCGCCGTGGCTCGCCACCCTGGCCGCCCTGCTCGCCTCCGCCGCCTTCGGCCTGTCCATCGACCGCCACGTCTGGGACGGCGGGCCCGCGTCCTGGGCCCGGGAGGCGACCGCGTGGCTGCCCGCCTTCCTGGCGCTGCCGCTCGGCCTGCTCACCGGGCTGGCGGCCGCCCTGCTGCTGCTCCGGCGCGCCAGGCGGCGACTCGGCGGCATCACCGGCGACGTCCTCGGCGCGCTGGTGGAGACGGCCACGGCCGCCACGCTGGTGGCCTGCGCGCTGCTCGGCTGA
- a CDS encoding SMI1/KNR4 family protein, translated as MLKLVRVALAAAILTAIAIRLRRRAHTPARRPEPAAARPDRSPRMGLVWAAIAAIVAVTLAAALMPPEAERADAAAPTGPPVTHTLPVPTAVPTWQPTEIPDPNCSPAQRPVTVRPIDPKVRRAVDRQWRRIERWLEANAPRTYKTLGPPGRARTIAVAESQMGVDFPDDLRASLLRHNGSRGHSVFGFWFDGTYAFSIREIRDTWRWLCSWERTDLGTDPATEYWNGRMIPFLHFADRDSEDMEYAVVDSDGGAVGWDDTISGMAPRLPSTHALLRAVADALEQGKEVDGWRPAVRRGVLRWDNVE; from the coding sequence GTGCTGAAGCTCGTACGGGTGGCGCTGGCGGCGGCGATCCTGACCGCGATAGCGATACGTCTGCGGCGGCGCGCGCATACGCCCGCCCGGCGGCCCGAGCCCGCGGCGGCAAGGCCGGACAGGAGCCCGCGGATGGGCCTGGTGTGGGCCGCCATCGCGGCGATCGTGGCGGTGACGCTGGCGGCCGCGCTGATGCCCCCGGAGGCCGAGCGCGCGGACGCTGCGGCTCCCACCGGCCCGCCCGTCACGCACACGCTGCCGGTCCCCACCGCCGTGCCCACCTGGCAACCCACCGAGATCCCCGACCCCAACTGCTCGCCCGCCCAGCGCCCGGTCACCGTCCGGCCGATCGATCCGAAGGTCAGGCGGGCCGTGGACCGCCAGTGGCGGCGGATCGAGCGGTGGCTGGAGGCGAACGCGCCCAGGACGTACAAGACGCTCGGCCCGCCCGGCAGGGCGCGCACGATCGCCGTCGCCGAGTCGCAGATGGGCGTGGACTTCCCCGACGACCTGCGGGCCTCGCTCCTGCGCCACAACGGCTCGCGGGGGCACTCGGTGTTCGGCTTCTGGTTCGACGGCACCTACGCTTTCAGCATCCGGGAGATCAGGGACACCTGGCGCTGGTTGTGCTCGTGGGAGCGCACCGACCTCGGGACCGATCCCGCGACCGAATACTGGAACGGCCGGATGATCCCGTTCCTCCACTTCGCGGATCGCGACTCGGAGGACATGGAGTACGCCGTCGTCGACTCCGACGGCGGCGCCGTCGGATGGGACGACACGATCTCCGGCATGGCCCCTCGCCTGCCGTCCACCCACGCGCTGTTGCGGGCCGTCGCCGACGCCCTGGAGCAGGGCAAGGAGGTCGACGGCTGGCGGCCCGCGGTCAGGCGAGGCGTGCTGCGCTGGGACAACGT
- a CDS encoding ABC transporter ATP-binding protein, giving the protein MHVLELEGVGVRVVGKSLLDAVDWQVDYGDHWVVLGPNGAGKTTLLSLVGAVRHPSEGAVKVLGHRLGRVDVRELRRHIGLVASSQRLIDEALMEEEGATAHTVVLTGHTGTSVPLWDKYGESERDRAHRLLADLGCKDLADRPFGVCSQGEQARIRVARALMADPAVLLLDEPFAGLDLPAREDLITAVEDLAATRPVLTTVTVTHHLEEVPATTTHAMLMRDARVLAAGPIADVLTPANLSDCFGRPLHVDRLDGRWYARAVRP; this is encoded by the coding sequence ATGCACGTGCTTGAACTCGAAGGCGTAGGTGTCCGAGTCGTCGGCAAGTCGCTGCTGGACGCGGTCGATTGGCAGGTGGACTACGGCGATCACTGGGTGGTCCTCGGTCCCAACGGCGCGGGCAAGACGACGTTGCTGTCGCTGGTCGGCGCCGTACGGCATCCCAGCGAGGGCGCGGTCAAGGTGCTCGGCCACCGGCTCGGCCGGGTCGACGTGCGGGAGTTGCGCCGCCACATCGGCCTGGTCGCCTCCAGCCAGCGGCTCATCGACGAGGCGCTCATGGAGGAGGAAGGGGCGACCGCGCACACCGTGGTGCTCACCGGGCACACAGGGACGAGCGTCCCGCTGTGGGACAAGTACGGCGAGAGCGAGCGGGACCGTGCTCACCGCCTCCTGGCCGACCTGGGCTGCAAGGACCTGGCCGACCGGCCGTTCGGCGTGTGCTCGCAGGGCGAGCAGGCCAGGATCAGGGTGGCCAGGGCGCTCATGGCCGACCCGGCGGTGCTGCTGCTCGACGAGCCTTTCGCGGGGCTCGACCTGCCGGCGCGGGAGGACCTCATCACCGCGGTCGAGGACCTGGCGGCGACCAGGCCCGTGCTCACCACCGTGACGGTGACGCACCACCTGGAGGAGGTGCCGGCGACGACCACTCACGCCATGCTCATGCGCGACGCCCGGGTGCTGGCCGCCGGGCCGATCGCGGACGTGCTGACCCCCGCGAACCTCTCCGACTGCTTCGGCCGCCCCCTGCACGTGGACCGGCTCGACGGCCGCTGGTACGCCCGCGCCGTCCGCCCGTGA